Proteins found in one Zea mays cultivar B73 chromosome 1, Zm-B73-REFERENCE-NAM-5.0, whole genome shotgun sequence genomic segment:
- the LOC100272476 gene encoding uncharacterized protein LOC100272476 — MAPPAAPTALHHRTPLLLPRRTVALGATATARAARAASLAVRAQPDTTAAAVSTSAPEPAPEFKPPPGFKAPEPKRYEVKSGQVGSVLGASLAIPLRLGTGVFVLGYSPSLVSPSEIPSDQYALEFGAWKVKEESKIGQCKRPEKPIEIYEFEGCPFCRKVREMVTVLDLDVLFYPCPQKGPTFRPKVLEMGGKKQFPYMVDPNTGVAMYESDDIIKYLADTYGDGTVPIMLSLGLLTAITAGLATLGRIGKGNSYIASKVPPQPIEIWACEGSPFCKLVRETLVELELPHLLHSCARGSPKRQEFFKKKGLFQAPYIEDPNTGVQMFESAEIIDYLKATYALYPSS; from the exons ATGGCTCCGCCCGCCGCACCCACCGCGCTGCACCACCGCACGCCCCTCCTCCTTCCCCGCCGCACCGTCGCCTTGGGTGCCACCGCCACCGCGCGCGCCGCCAGGGCCGCTTCTCTCGCCGTCAGGGCCCAGCCGGACACCACCGCCGCAGCCGTCTCCACCTCCGCGCCTGAGCCGGCGCCCGAGTTCAAGCCTCCGCCGGGGTTCAAGGCGCCCGAGCCCAAGAGGTACGAGGTCAAGTCCGGCCAGGTGGGCAGCGTCCTCGGCGCCTCGCTCGCCATCCCCCTTCGCCTCGGCACCGGCGTCTTCGTCCTCGG GTACTCGCCATCTCTTGTTTCTCCATCAGAGATACCATCAGACCAGTATGCACTGGAATTTGGAG CTTGGAAGGTGAAAGAGGAATCAAAAATAGGACAGTGCAAACGACCAGAAAAGCCTATCGAGATATATGAATTTGAAGG TTGTCCATTTTGTCGGAAG GTCAGAGAGATGGTAACAGTCTTGGACCTAGATGTATTATTTTACCCCTGTCCTCAAAAAGGCCCAACATTCCGACCTAAAGTCCTCGAAATGGGTGGAAAGAAACAATTCCCTTACATG GTAGATCCAAACACAGGGGTCGCCATGTATGAATCCGATGACATCATAAAATATCTAGCTGATACATATG GCGATGGAACTGTTCCAATTATGCTATCACTTGGTCTGTTGACA GCAATTACAGCAGGGCTTGCTACTCTTGGTCGTATTGGAAAG GGAAATTCCTACATTGCTTCAAAAGTCCCACCGCAGCCCATAGAGATATGGGCATGTGAG GGATCTCCCTTCTGTAAATTAGTACGAGAGACACTTGTCGAGTTGGAATTGCCACATCTGCTACACAG CTGCGCACGAGGCAGCCCCAAACGACAAGAATTTTTCAAGAAAAAGGGGCTTTTCCAG GCGCCGTACATCGAAGATCCTAACACGGGAGTCCAGATGTTTGAAAGCGCTGAAATCATAGACTACCTGAAGGCAACATATGCCCTGTACCCAAGCTCGTAG